The following DNA comes from Gloeomargarita sp. SKYB120.
CGTTGGCGCGCCGTTTCCCAACCGGCACCCTGGGCGGGGGGTTGCAACAGCGTGACCAGGCGACCGTAGTACCGCACCGCTTTGGGGGTTTGGTGGAAGGTCTCGCCGCCAACGGTATCCAAGGCCAAATCCACGCCTTTGCCCTGGGTCTGGTACTGCACCGCCTGAGCAAAATCCGTCTCCCGGTAGTAAATCACCCCGTCAGCCCCCAGGATTTGCGCAAATTGCCCTTTTTCCAAGGAACTGACCGTGGTGAGCACCTGCGCGCCCCGGTGTTTAGCTAGTTGAATCGCCACATGCCCCACACCTCCGGCGCCCGCATGAATCAAAACCGTTTCGCCGGCTTGGAGTTGTCCCCGGTCGTACAGGGCTTCCCAGGCGGTAATCCCTACCAGGGGCAAGGCAGCAGCTTCCACAAAATCGAGCCGTTGGGGTTTGGGAGCCAGGGCTGTTTCTGGCAGGACAATGTACTCGGCATAACTGCCGGTCATACCCCCCAAGCCCCCGTAGCAGTAATAGACAGCTTGCCCTGGACGCACGCGGGTAACTTGGGAACCGCAGGCAATGACCACACCGCTCCCATCGCAGCCCAGAATGGCGGGTTGACCCGGCTGGAGTAACATGCCCCGGCGGCGCAGTTTGGTATCAATCGGGTTGACGCTGGCTGCTTTGATTTGCACAAGCACCTGGTTGGGAAATTGGATGTCCGGGCGGGAAACCGATTGGTAAGCGAGAACTTCCGGTTCGCCAGGAGTCGTCATGACAATGGCAGCCATGGACATAGGCATCCTCCGGCACGATTTGGTTAACCTATTATCGGTCAAGCCCGTAGCGGCGACGGCCCTTCCCTTAAACTGGTAAATTGGTGCCTAAAGCCGTTGGCCCATGATGACCCAATCCCCGACCACAGAACTGGAGCAGGAAGGGTTGCTGGCGCTGCAACAGTTGCCGGACCCGGAACCCCCTTTGGAGCATTGCCCGCCGTCGGTGGCCGGGAAGTTGGATTTGTTGCTGCTGGCGATTGAAGCGCTGGACTACAACGCCGCAGAACTGATGGTGATGGTGGTCAAGGAATTGGAACTGACGCGGGTGATTCCCAACCGGGTGACGCTGTGGCAACTGCGGGGGGCCAATCCCTTGCGCCGGGCCTACAATCGCCGGTTGCTCACCCTGAATCAGGCGCGGGCGCTGGTGCTGGTGCTGGTGTACCTAGCCAAACGATTGACCATTCTCATCCGGCAACTGCTCCTGGCGGCAGAACAACTGCAACAACATCACCTATCCCTGGCGCATCACCCTCGTTTGCATGACTATTGCCAGCGGTTTCGCAGCCACTTCCGCAAACGTATGAACCTGCGCCGGGAACGTCTCCAGGTTTACCGGGACGACGAGCGGTTGAATCTGCTGGCGATGGATCTGTTGAACCAGTTGTTGTTTTGCACGGGCACCTGCGGGGCACAGCGGCTCTGGGCGAGTTTGTTTGCGGGGGATGTGCTGTGAGTACGGTGGTGCGGGAATACCGGTTGCCCCATTGCACGTTGGTCTTGGAAGGCTTTAGTACCCAGATTGGCGGGCCGCTGGCGGTGCTGGTGCAAATGGATTGCTATTTGCCGGGGCTGGACCATCCCATGCGGGGGGGTCGGGAACTGCTGGAGCATTTATCCCGCACCGTAAGCGAGTATGTACAGAATTTGTTGAGTTACCGGGAACCCCGACCGGTGCATCCCCACGGGCCGGTGGCCTTGGAACCTGTTGCCCATAACCTCCACCGGTTGCGCGTCCACCCCGAACTACTACAAGACGCGCGGGAGCCGGTGCAGTTGGATTTGACCACGATTCAATTGTTTGACCTGACGGAAGCGTGCGACCAGGGCATGAGCGACCCGCAAACGCTCCCGGATTGGCGGTTCGATTTGACGCCCCGCATCCCCCGCACGGTGAAATTGGCGCAACAGGCCGTCCCGGTAGGCATGGGATTAGCGACGCTGGGGGCAGCGGCCTTGGCTTTTGCCTTACTACCAGCACCCAAAGTGGAACCGCCTCGCGAGTGGAAGGAGACGCCAGCGCCGGCGACCGAAG
Coding sequences within:
- a CDS encoding zinc-dependent alcohol dehydrogenase family protein; this translates as MAAIVMTTPGEPEVLAYQSVSRPDIQFPNQVLVQIKAASVNPIDTKLRRRGMLLQPGQPAILGCDGSGVVIACGSQVTRVRPGQAVYYCYGGLGGMTGSYAEYIVLPETALAPKPQRLDFVEAAALPLVGITAWEALYDRGQLQAGETVLIHAGAGGVGHVAIQLAKHRGAQVLTTVSSLEKGQFAQILGADGVIYYRETDFAQAVQYQTQGKGVDLALDTVGGETFHQTPKAVRYYGRLVTLLQPPAQGAGWETARQRNLTIGYTLMLTPQTANLLEEQIRQTGILEQLAALVDQGHLSVKVARTYPLTEAVAAHRQLEQGGFMGKLVLTIS
- a CDS encoding DUF3038 domain-containing protein, which produces MMTQSPTTELEQEGLLALQQLPDPEPPLEHCPPSVAGKLDLLLLAIEALDYNAAELMVMVVKELELTRVIPNRVTLWQLRGANPLRRAYNRRLLTLNQARALVLVLVYLAKRLTILIRQLLLAAEQLQQHHLSLAHHPRLHDYCQRFRSHFRKRMNLRRERLQVYRDDERLNLLAMDLLNQLLFCTGTCGAQRLWASLFAGDVL
- a CDS encoding DUF4335 domain-containing protein — its product is MHGHLRGTAALGEFVCGGCAVSTVVREYRLPHCTLVLEGFSTQIGGPLAVLVQMDCYLPGLDHPMRGGRELLEHLSRTVSEYVQNLLSYREPRPVHPHGPVALEPVAHNLHRLRVHPELLQDAREPVQLDLTTIQLFDLTEACDQGMSDPQTLPDWRFDLTPRIPRTVKLAQQAVPVGMGLATLGAAALAFALLPAPKVEPPREWKETPAPATEAQPQPTPPAPSRPTPQASPSPSPTPMASPTVVLDPTEYNRLLAVLYDELDKAWTERITQDMSFRVQVNREGKIVNFIPLDPPTGEEKLLPLEKLRQPGAPVAEFLVVFKASGALEVGAY